The following are encoded together in the Acetobacter vaccinii genome:
- a CDS encoding MetQ/NlpA family ABC transporter substrate-binding protein — MSAFSLSRRALLGVLVIEPLLRVAHAAEQKTLRIGIMSGEDEDIWRLIATHAARVGLTLKIVTFSDYNAPDEALAEHELDANAFQHGPFLEAQKAAHGYSIVPVGNTYFSPIGLYSARWPSVAALPKGAVIGVPNDPSNEGRALRLLETLGLIKLAPSAGLLPTALDITDNPLDLSVKELDAGIVGRTLPDLDAGVVNTNWAFKSGIQIDRQRIGQEVLTNNPYVNFVAVNEADANAPWVAPLMDAIHQADVRKAIIDIYQSRIIPAW; from the coding sequence ATTTCTGCTTTCTCTCTGTCCCGCCGCGCTTTGCTGGGCGTTCTAGTGATCGAGCCTTTGCTGCGCGTTGCGCACGCCGCCGAACAGAAGACCTTGCGGATCGGTATTATGTCCGGTGAGGACGAGGATATCTGGCGTCTGATCGCCACCCACGCTGCCAGGGTCGGTCTGACGTTGAAAATCGTGACTTTTTCGGACTACAACGCGCCCGACGAGGCGCTGGCAGAGCATGAACTGGATGCCAATGCCTTTCAACACGGTCCATTTCTAGAGGCCCAGAAGGCAGCACACGGTTATAGTATCGTGCCTGTGGGCAATACCTATTTCTCCCCGATCGGACTGTATTCCGCGCGCTGGCCGTCGGTGGCAGCCCTGCCAAAGGGGGCCGTGATCGGCGTTCCGAACGACCCTAGCAACGAGGGCAGGGCCTTGCGCTTACTGGAGACGTTAGGGCTGATCAAGCTGGCGCCTTCGGCCGGCTTGCTGCCCACAGCGCTGGATATTACCGACAACCCGCTCGACCTGTCGGTGAAGGAACTGGATGCTGGGATCGTGGGCCGCACGCTTCCCGACCTAGATGCTGGCGTTGTCAACACGAACTGGGCGTTCAAATCGGGTATCCAGATTGATAGGCAGCGGATCGGGCAGGAGGTACTGACCAATAACCCGTACGTCAATTTCGTTGCGGTCAATGAGGCGGATGCCAATGCACCTTGGGTCGCGCCGTTGATGGACGCCATCCACCAGGCCGACGTGCGGAAGGCCATCATCGATATCTACCAGAGCAGGATCATCCCGGCATGGTGA